The sequence below is a genomic window from Sulfurihydrogenibium subterraneum DSM 15120.
GTATCTCTATTTATAAGTCTTTCTAATCTAACTCTCTTACCTATGGACATTTATTCCTCCATGTATGATTTTTTTATTATTATACACTACTTTGAGAGTTTTCTTGTTGATTTGCTAAATTCTTGCTTTGCATTAAAACTTGCTTTTCTTTTTCACAGTTTTGAAGCTGTTTGTTTAGTTTACTTATTTCCATTTTAAACTTAATCCAGTCTCCTATTGTTAAAGTTAAGGCAAATATTGCACCTATAACAGCACTAAAAATAATAACTATAGATAAAGGCATAGGGACGGTTTGGTATCCTGGAATAAGGTTAACACTTACAGAAGTAGTATTCATCGCCACAAAATACGCCACCAACAATAAAATAATCAGCCATATAACGAATCTTATCTTACTCAACATTTTTTAACCCTTCTTTTAATTTGTAATAAATTTCTTTTAAATCTTGTGATATAACTCTAACTTCCCCTAAAACTGGCATAAAGTTTGTGTCTCCGTTCCATCTTGGGACTATGTGATTGTGAATGTGGGTCTCAAGACCTGCTCCTGCTGACCTTCCTATATTATAACCAATGTTAAAACCATCTGGATTAAGTACTTTTTTAAGCAGTTTTACCATTTTTTGAGTTAGCAAAGATATTTCACACATAGTCTCTTTATCTATTTGCGTAAAATCTCCTATATGGTCGTTTGGACATACCATCAAATGCCCTGCATTGTAAGGAAAAAGGTTCATTATAACAAAGGCATTTTTTCCTCTGTAAAGCACAAGATTTTTTTCATCGTCATTTTCTTTAAAAGCTCTACAGAGAAAACATTCATCAGATTTACTAAGACCTTCTATGTACTGAGACCTCCAAGGAGAATACAGCCTTTCCATCTCATAAACCTCCGTTTCATATACAAATTTTTACATTTTGTATGTTTTTAAACTATCTTGTATGGTATAAATTATAACAACAAAAATAAGAGGTAAGCAATGAAAAAGATAGGTGTAATTTTACTCAATATGGGTGGTCCTGATAGCTTAGATGCTATACAGCCATTCTTATACAATCTATTTTCCGACCACGACATTATACAGATACCAAAACCAATACAAAAACCAGTTGCTTTTTTAATATCAAAGATAAGGTCAAAAAAGACAAAAAAATACTATGAAATAATAGGAGGAAAATCTCCTCAAAAGGAACAAACCTTACAGCAAGCTTCAGCTTTACAGGAAGCTCTTGGAGAAGATTACAAGGTAGTTGTTGCAATGAGATATTGGCATCCGTTTACACACGAAGCATTGGAAGAATTATTTAAGTATGATTTAGAGAAAATGATACTGCTACCTCTATACCCTCAATACAGCAGGACAACCACTGGTTCATCTTTTAATGAGTTTGACAGACAGATAAAAAAGTATATAAAAGCAGGAAAATACACCGTCTTATCAACATTAAAAGGTGTAAAAAACTCTTACTACTACCCTTCAAACATTCCCATCAAAAAAATTAACTGTTATTACAACAATCCAGAATATATAAATGCTATGGTAGAAAATATAAAAGAAAATCTGCCAAAAGATTATCAAAAATATTACTTTCTATTTAGTGCCCACAGCCTTCCAGAAAAGATAATTTTAGATGGAGACCCATACAAACATCAGACAGAAGAAACTGTAAAGCTGATAATGGAAAACTTTAAAGGGGTTAGCTACTCTCTGGCGTATCAGTCTAAAGTTGGACCAGTAAAGTGGTTAGAGCCTTTTACAGACCAAGAAATAGAAAGGTTAGCAAAAGAAGGAGTAAAAAATTTAGTTGTAATACCTGTAAGCTTTGTTTCCGAACATTCTGAAACGCTGTATGAACTTGATTATCAGTACGGCAACCTTGCCAAAGAATTAGGCATAGAAAACTATATAAGAATTCCAACCCTAAAAACCCACCCTAAATTTATACAAACATTAAAAAATTTAGTTTTACAGTGTGGTTAAAAACTAAATATTAAACTAATACGATGTTATAAAAGTTTATAAATAGTATTTTTAGTAAATTATGAAAAACAAGTGCAAGTTCTTAAAAATTTTAATATAATATTTATTCATTAAAATGAAAAAATGAACTATGGGAGGTTAAAAAAATGTTAAAAGGATTCAAAGAGTTCATTATGCGTGGGAATGTTCTGGACTTGGCAGTAGCAGTAATTATAGGTGCAGCTTTCAACAAAATTGTTGAATCGATGGTTGCAGACGTTTTAACTCCATTAATAGGAGCTTTATTTGGAGCTCCAGACTTTTCAGCAATCAAATTAGGACCGATAGCGTTAGGTAAATTCATCAACGCAGTAGTTAACTTTCTAATCGTAGCAGGAGCAATATACTTCTTTGTAGTAGTTCCTATGAATGCTATTAAACAAAGAAGAGAGAAAGAACAAGAACAAACACCTCCTCCACCACCTGAGCCATCAGAAGAAGTAAAGCTTTTAAGAGAAATATTAGAAGAATTAAGAAAGAAATAAAAAGGAATAATATATCCAAGTTTTTTTATACAGGTTGTTACCCACTAAAACGGGTAGCAACTTTATTTTTTAATCCTTAGTTCTTTATCTAAAAACTACTTGGGTTTATTTCTATTATTACCCTAACATTTGACTTATTAAGTGTTTTTTCATAAAAATCTTTAAATACTTTTTTATCCTCTTCAGTTTTGTACTCAAATACGTACATAAGATAATTGTCTAAAACTACTTTTTTGATAATTTTTAACCCTTTAAAAAACTCTTCTACATAATTAGAAAATAATGAGCTTTTTAAATTTTTTGTAAATATTTCTAATTTTATAGTTTTTATAAACGGAGGAAGATTCAGTTTTTTTCTTTTCCTCAACTCCCAAGTCAA
It includes:
- a CDS encoding HIT family protein encodes the protein MERLYSPWRSQYIEGLSKSDECFLCRAFKENDDEKNLVLYRGKNAFVIMNLFPYNAGHLMVCPNDHIGDFTQIDKETMCEISLLTQKMVKLLKKVLNPDGFNIGYNIGRSAGAGLETHIHNHIVPRWNGDTNFMPVLGEVRVISQDLKEIYYKLKEGLKNVE
- the mscL gene encoding large conductance mechanosensitive channel protein MscL translates to MLKGFKEFIMRGNVLDLAVAVIIGAAFNKIVESMVADVLTPLIGALFGAPDFSAIKLGPIALGKFINAVVNFLIVAGAIYFFVVVPMNAIKQRREKEQEQTPPPPPEPSEEVKLLREILEELRKK
- a CDS encoding LapA family protein; the protein is MLSKIRFVIWLIILLLVAYFVAMNTTSVSVNLIPGYQTVPMPLSIVIIFSAVIGAIFALTLTIGDWIKFKMEISKLNKQLQNCEKEKQVLMQSKNLANQQENSQSSV
- the hemH gene encoding ferrochelatase gives rise to the protein MKKIGVILLNMGGPDSLDAIQPFLYNLFSDHDIIQIPKPIQKPVAFLISKIRSKKTKKYYEIIGGKSPQKEQTLQQASALQEALGEDYKVVVAMRYWHPFTHEALEELFKYDLEKMILLPLYPQYSRTTTGSSFNEFDRQIKKYIKAGKYTVLSTLKGVKNSYYYPSNIPIKKINCYYNNPEYINAMVENIKENLPKDYQKYYFLFSAHSLPEKIILDGDPYKHQTEETVKLIMENFKGVSYSLAYQSKVGPVKWLEPFTDQEIERLAKEGVKNLVVIPVSFVSEHSETLYELDYQYGNLAKELGIENYIRIPTLKTHPKFIQTLKNLVLQCG